Proteins encoded in a region of the Enterococcus gilvus ATCC BAA-350 genome:
- a CDS encoding aminotransferase, with amino-acid sequence MKIEPFKVELWMNEHEEKAIYNTGETCVDSISMDELFEIAGLDKEKALSELTQKRLTYGHIFGNPVFKKGIASLYETIKEEELTTTHGAIGANHLVLYSLVEPEDEVVAVLPTYQQLYSIPASFRATVKQHMLTPENHFLPDIAELKEMVSKKTKLIILNNPNNPSGSLMDREMLEEIIAIAREAGAYILSDETYRGLTQADIESPSIADMYEKGISVSSMSKVWSLAGLRLGWIATKDKEALEQCILHRDHNTISCGLIDEELAAIALANKEKVLARNQKIIRDNLKILDEWVSKEPHISYVKPQAGTVTLLYYDFDRSSRELCLDLINNHGLLFTPGECFEFEGCVRIGYGCKTEQLIAGLDKFSDYLATI; translated from the coding sequence ATGAAAATAGAGCCGTTTAAAGTGGAATTATGGATGAATGAGCATGAAGAGAAAGCTATTTACAATACAGGGGAGACCTGTGTTGATTCGATCAGTATGGACGAGTTATTTGAGATCGCTGGGTTGGACAAGGAAAAAGCGTTGAGTGAACTTACGCAAAAGCGTTTGACTTATGGGCATATTTTCGGCAATCCGGTGTTTAAAAAGGGAATCGCCTCTCTTTATGAAACAATCAAAGAAGAAGAGCTCACGACCACTCATGGGGCGATCGGCGCGAATCATTTGGTGCTGTATTCACTGGTTGAACCTGAGGACGAAGTAGTCGCCGTATTGCCAACTTATCAGCAGCTATACTCGATCCCTGCATCGTTTAGAGCGACTGTGAAGCAGCACATGCTGACACCTGAAAATCATTTTCTGCCAGACATCGCAGAATTAAAGGAGATGGTCAGCAAAAAAACTAAGCTGATCATTCTCAACAATCCAAACAATCCCTCCGGTTCGTTGATGGATCGAGAGATGCTGGAAGAAATCATCGCGATTGCTAGAGAAGCAGGTGCGTACATCCTCTCTGATGAAACGTACCGTGGGTTGACACAGGCAGATATTGAAAGTCCCTCGATCGCGGACATGTACGAAAAAGGAATCAGCGTCAGCAGCATGTCTAAGGTCTGGTCGCTGGCCGGTCTGCGTTTAGGCTGGATCGCGACGAAGGACAAAGAAGCACTAGAGCAATGCATCCTTCATCGGGACCACAACACGATCAGCTGCGGACTTATTGATGAGGAATTGGCGGCGATCGCTTTAGCAAACAAAGAGAAAGTGTTGGCTCGTAATCAAAAGATCATTCGAGACAACTTGAAAATTTTGGACGAGTGGGTATCGAAGGAACCGCATATTTCTTATGTCAAACCTCAGGCTGGAACGGTAACACTGCTGTATTATGACTTTGATCGATCAAGCAGAGAGCTCTGTCTTGATTTGATTAATAACCATGGCTTGTTGTTTACGCCGGGAGAATGCTTCGAGTTTGAAGGGTGTGTTCGAATCGGCTATGGCTGTAAGACAGAACAGCTGATTGCGGGTCTCGATAAATTTTCTGATTACTTAGCAACGATCTAG
- the hxlB gene encoding 6-phospho-3-hexuloisomerase: MTPSKNLSAILTELTEDAQQIDQAQLEQVQALILQAKRIFIAGAGRSGFAARAFSNRLMHLGFTVYFVGEPTTPSLRNGDLIIIGSGSGRTSALVNMAEKAKSEQAQLATITIHPKNPIGTMADALIQIPGISTGDKATEKAPSIQPNGSSFEQLSWLVYDSMIVDLKKELKQDQTDMDYRHANLE, translated from the coding sequence ATGACACCATCAAAAAACTTATCGGCTATCTTAACCGAATTGACAGAAGATGCACAGCAGATTGATCAAGCCCAATTGGAGCAGGTTCAAGCATTGATCTTACAAGCAAAAAGAATTTTTATCGCGGGTGCCGGACGCTCTGGTTTTGCCGCCCGGGCATTTTCTAACCGCTTGATGCATCTAGGCTTTACTGTATACTTTGTAGGCGAACCAACGACACCTTCGCTCCGTAATGGTGATCTGATTATTATCGGATCAGGCTCAGGTCGGACCTCAGCCTTGGTAAATATGGCGGAAAAGGCAAAAAGTGAGCAAGCCCAATTAGCGACGATCACGATTCATCCGAAAAATCCGATCGGTACAATGGCGGATGCGCTGATTCAAATTCCAGGCATCTCAACGGGAGACAAAGCGACTGAAAAGGCGCCATCGATTCAGCCCAATGGTTCATCCTTTGAACAGCTCTCTTGGCTGGTCTACGATTCCATGATCGTTGATTTGAAAAAGGAGTTAAAACAAGATCAGACGGATATGGATTACCGTCATGCAAATCTTGAATAA
- a CDS encoding PTS sugar transporter subunit IIA, translated as MKIFKDENIQLNQHYENKIEAILAAGTILVENGYVAESYIQDMLAREEEVSTYIGNHIAIPHGIVKSVEKIHSSGISLLQVPEGIDFDGNTAYLVFGIAGKNNEHLEILGQIATICSEMENVEILRHATSKAEILKIFEEVVV; from the coding sequence ATGAAAATTTTTAAAGATGAGAATATCCAATTGAATCAGCACTACGAAAATAAAATTGAAGCCATTTTAGCAGCCGGAACTATTTTAGTTGAAAATGGCTATGTGGCAGAAAGCTATATTCAAGATATGCTGGCGAGAGAGGAAGAAGTATCGACGTACATTGGCAACCACATCGCTATCCCTCACGGTATTGTGAAATCAGTTGAGAAGATTCATTCTTCGGGTATTTCATTATTGCAAGTACCAGAAGGGATAGATTTTGATGGCAATACTGCGTACTTAGTATTCGGAATTGCGGGGAAAAACAACGAACATCTCGAGATCTTGGGTCAAATCGCGACTATTTGCTCTGAGATGGAAAATGTCGAGATTCTTCGTCATGCAACATCGAAAGCAGAGATTCTAAAGATTTTTGAGGAGGTCGTCGTTTAA
- the hxlA gene encoding 3-hexulose-6-phosphate synthase, translating to MKLQLALDELKLEEALIFAEKVQEHVDIIEIGTPFVIDSGMEAVRRFKEKFPNKEILSDEKIMDGGYYESQLGFEAGAEYVTVLGVTDVATIKQCVKAGNDFEKQVVVDMICVANLAEKVAEMEELGVDVLAVHTGADQQACGRTPLDDLKVMTSCAKKTKIAVAGGISSKTIDNYVALNPDIIIVGSSITHAPDPVEEARLIKEAMLAKA from the coding sequence ATGAAATTACAACTAGCTTTGGATGAGTTAAAATTAGAGGAAGCACTGATTTTTGCAGAAAAGGTTCAGGAACACGTCGATATTATTGAGATCGGCACGCCGTTTGTGATCGATTCTGGGATGGAGGCTGTGCGCCGCTTTAAAGAAAAATTTCCCAATAAAGAAATTTTATCTGATGAAAAGATTATGGACGGTGGCTATTACGAATCGCAATTAGGCTTCGAAGCTGGAGCTGAGTATGTGACGGTTTTGGGTGTGACCGATGTGGCGACGATCAAGCAATGTGTCAAGGCAGGAAATGATTTTGAAAAACAAGTCGTGGTTGATATGATCTGTGTCGCGAATCTTGCAGAAAAGGTCGCTGAGATGGAAGAGCTGGGTGTGGACGTTTTGGCGGTTCATACAGGGGCGGATCAACAAGCCTGCGGACGGACGCCGCTAGATGATTTGAAGGTCATGACTTCTTGCGCGAAGAAAACTAAGATTGCCGTAGCAGGTGGCATCAGCAGCAAGACGATCGATAATTATGTTGCACTGAATCCTGATATCATCATCGTTGGCAGCAGTATTACTCACGCGCCGGATCCTGTAGAAGAAGCACGCTTGATCAAAGAAGCGATGCTGGCGAAAGCGTAG
- a CDS encoding BglG family transcription antiterminator, translating into MYLSTRESSILTILLNSRSKHTVQDISDQLNINERTVYRELKNIKATLKTFQLELVTIPSQGFEIQGKSENLAALKQAFQKQNIHQILTVTERVDLVTLILLLEEDFIKMQAIAAELQVSLSTIKKDVAFLTDSLPEKGIRVISKKGEGIKLEADMINRHILTLDILTKHVTSSEFIAWFLLKKSKDSFYKKICFQKISDPLHFVYEQLGQLNADIDDNDLQELVVLLSLWLSICHLTTLPNNSIDTIAIELNQTGNRLYHRMIENQKSILAEKTHPESFLDYLKWIIHLYFQRDHTNELDLPHFDNDIAISVKDMVNNVEAQLGVKLHGNERQVRDLSAHLRKAVTRINSGLFVRNPMKDEIKKNYLFIFEIVSHAAEEVFGKEFFPEDELCFLVLYFVMMIDKLSNKAFRVLIVCSSGMGSSKMLTSRLEYEVPEVYVKDIISLTDLHNKDIHEYELVLSTIPLPLASEDYLKVSPLLNEQELALVQTKINNHKYSDLKTIQRQKQMNVADFEQHLMKRLFYAQKVLELMRYCQFREEVIFTTKIKKKRDVFKRLAEFLEVDEAKLTNSIQTTAQQEQTVLFIIRKNATFSADRIQVISEASKQLGNYYLVVVDTAESLSGISHKFYRQVKEIFFDHVYDLTKIGSSDDLKTYLVKMNEIV; encoded by the coding sequence ATGTATTTATCTACCAGAGAAAGCTCTATCTTAACGATCTTGTTAAATAGTAGAAGCAAGCATACGGTGCAAGATATCAGTGATCAGCTAAACATCAACGAACGGACTGTTTACAGAGAATTGAAAAATATCAAGGCAACCTTGAAAACATTCCAACTGGAGCTCGTGACGATTCCTTCACAAGGCTTTGAGATCCAAGGGAAATCCGAAAATCTTGCGGCGCTAAAACAAGCTTTTCAAAAACAGAATATCCATCAAATTTTGACCGTAACGGAACGGGTCGATTTGGTCACGCTGATTCTATTGTTGGAAGAGGACTTCATTAAGATGCAGGCGATTGCTGCAGAATTACAGGTCTCTCTTTCGACGATTAAGAAGGATGTTGCTTTTTTAACGGATAGTCTGCCTGAAAAGGGCATTCGCGTCATTTCTAAAAAAGGTGAAGGCATTAAACTTGAGGCGGACATGATCAATCGCCATATCTTGACCTTAGATATCTTGACGAAGCACGTGACTTCTTCGGAATTTATTGCATGGTTTTTACTAAAAAAGTCGAAGGATTCATTTTATAAGAAGATTTGTTTTCAAAAAATCAGTGATCCGCTCCATTTTGTTTATGAGCAGCTAGGTCAACTAAACGCGGATATTGACGATAATGATCTGCAAGAATTAGTTGTTTTATTATCACTGTGGCTGAGTATCTGTCATTTGACTACGTTGCCCAATAATTCGATTGATACGATCGCAATCGAACTAAATCAGACGGGTAACCGGCTTTATCATCGGATGATTGAAAATCAAAAGAGCATTTTGGCTGAAAAAACGCATCCAGAATCATTTTTAGATTACTTAAAATGGATTATCCATTTGTATTTTCAACGAGATCATACAAATGAACTTGACTTACCGCATTTTGACAATGATATCGCGATATCTGTGAAGGACATGGTGAACAATGTCGAAGCACAGTTAGGTGTAAAACTTCACGGAAATGAACGGCAAGTCCGGGATCTATCCGCTCATTTAAGAAAAGCAGTTACGCGTATCAACAGCGGTCTATTTGTTAGAAATCCCATGAAGGATGAAATCAAGAAAAACTATCTCTTTATTTTTGAGATCGTGAGTCATGCGGCGGAAGAGGTGTTTGGAAAAGAATTTTTTCCAGAAGATGAACTGTGTTTTCTTGTGCTTTATTTTGTGATGATGATCGACAAGTTATCGAATAAGGCCTTTCGCGTGCTAATCGTTTGTTCTAGTGGTATGGGATCGTCAAAGATGCTAACTAGCCGTTTGGAATACGAAGTGCCGGAAGTGTACGTCAAGGACATTATTTCACTCACTGATCTGCATAATAAAGATATCCATGAGTACGAATTAGTCTTGTCAACGATCCCATTACCACTAGCATCGGAAGATTATTTGAAAGTATCTCCCTTGCTGAATGAACAAGAATTGGCTTTAGTACAGACGAAGATCAACAACCACAAGTACTCTGATTTGAAAACGATTCAACGGCAAAAGCAGATGAATGTAGCAGATTTTGAGCAGCATCTGATGAAAAGATTATTTTACGCACAAAAAGTATTAGAGTTGATGAGGTATTGCCAGTTCAGAGAAGAAGTGATTTTTACGACAAAAATCAAAAAAAAGCGTGATGTATTCAAACGTTTAGCTGAATTTTTAGAAGTTGATGAGGCCAAGCTGACGAATAGTATCCAGACAACTGCGCAGCAGGAGCAAACGGTGCTCTTTATTATTCGTAAAAATGCAACATTTTCGGCAGATCGGATTCAGGTAATATCTGAGGCATCAAAACAATTAGGAAACTACTATTTAGTCGTAGTAGACACTGCCGAAAGTCTTTCGGGAATTAGCCATAAATTTTATCGTCAAGTCAAAGAAATCTTTTTTGACCATGTCTATGATCTCACTAAGATCGGATCATCTGATGATTTGAAAACATATTTAGTAAAAATGAATGAAATTGTATAG
- a CDS encoding dihydroxyacetone kinase subunit DhaK, whose product MQIFVNDPDFIVEDMLKGFAATHPEIMISPLNDRVVVLKDKKEKVGVITGGGSGHEPAFLGYVGEGMLDAVAIGEVFASPPAQAFFDAMTEADNGQGVACLFGNYAGDTMNVKMAIQMAEDEDIEVKYVVATDDIASSPKETREKRHGIAGGYFMWKVGGAKAAAGGTLDEVIAVAQKVVDRTRSICVGVTPCTIPAVGKSNFLIDPGTLEFGIGHHGETGIEKKSLGSANEIAIEMTEAILTDFAFDGNRKLAVMISGLGSTMLMEQYVVCGQALETLKEKGHSVEKVYVGNFVTSLDMGGMSLTVVDLDEEITELMEAEAQAVGLKNY is encoded by the coding sequence ATGCAAATTTTTGTGAATGATCCAGATTTTATTGTTGAAGATATGCTGAAGGGCTTTGCTGCGACACACCCTGAAATTATGATCTCACCATTGAATGATCGGGTAGTCGTCCTCAAAGATAAGAAGGAAAAAGTCGGCGTCATTACCGGCGGCGGCAGCGGACACGAACCAGCTTTTCTCGGTTATGTGGGTGAGGGCATGCTGGATGCGGTAGCGATTGGTGAAGTTTTTGCCTCGCCGCCTGCCCAAGCATTTTTTGATGCCATGACCGAGGCTGATAATGGCCAGGGTGTCGCGTGTCTCTTCGGCAACTATGCTGGAGATACTATGAACGTCAAAATGGCGATCCAAATGGCCGAAGATGAGGACATTGAAGTGAAGTATGTGGTCGCAACAGACGATATTGCCTCTTCGCCTAAAGAAACTCGTGAAAAACGTCACGGAATCGCCGGCGGCTATTTCATGTGGAAGGTCGGCGGAGCCAAAGCAGCGGCCGGTGGAACATTGGATGAAGTCATCGCGGTGGCACAGAAAGTGGTTGATCGAACGAGAAGCATTTGTGTTGGGGTCACACCTTGCACGATTCCAGCTGTAGGGAAGTCGAATTTCTTGATTGATCCGGGTACGCTGGAGTTTGGGATCGGTCATCATGGTGAGACGGGAATTGAAAAGAAATCACTAGGCAGTGCCAATGAAATCGCCATTGAAATGACAGAAGCAATTTTAACTGATTTCGCTTTTGATGGAAATAGGAAATTAGCCGTGATGATCTCAGGTTTGGGCTCGACCATGCTGATGGAACAATATGTGGTGTGTGGACAAGCTCTGGAAACATTGAAGGAAAAAGGTCACAGCGTCGAAAAAGTCTATGTCGGTAATTTTGTCACATCGCTGGATATGGGCGGCATGTCATTGACAGTCGTTGATTTAGATGAGGAAATCACGGAATTAATGGAAGCTGAGGCACAAGCAGTAGGGTTGAAAAACTATTAA
- the dhaL gene encoding dihydroxyacetone kinase subunit DhaL encodes MKMEFSNQAGSQIVDAVITTIQANKEYLSEVDSHGGDGDHGINMNKGFTFVRQELDERADYTMSDGLKVISQVLVNKIGGSMGPLYGSFFRGLSVASRKNETINKEVVLNMLTKAYQNLSDLTDAKVGDKSLMDVLVPTVEAYEQVFAEDGSFENCLTSSLSAAKAGLESTKMIPAKIGRASRIGDRSIGHQDAGATSCYLIIEALVTTIKELLEE; translated from the coding sequence ATGAAGATGGAATTTTCCAATCAAGCAGGAAGTCAAATTGTAGACGCGGTTATTACAACGATCCAAGCCAATAAAGAGTATTTAAGCGAAGTCGATAGTCACGGCGGTGATGGCGATCACGGCATCAACATGAACAAAGGCTTCACCTTCGTTAGACAAGAGTTGGATGAACGTGCTGATTACACCATGAGTGACGGGTTGAAAGTGATCAGTCAGGTACTCGTGAATAAGATCGGGGGTTCAATGGGCCCGTTATACGGAAGCTTCTTCAGGGGACTTAGTGTAGCATCCAGAAAGAACGAAACAATCAACAAGGAAGTAGTATTAAATATGCTGACGAAAGCCTATCAAAATCTTTCTGATTTAACTGATGCGAAAGTCGGTGATAAAAGCCTGATGGATGTGCTGGTGCCAACAGTCGAGGCATATGAACAAGTTTTTGCTGAAGATGGTTCCTTTGAAAACTGTTTGACGAGCTCGCTAAGTGCCGCCAAAGCAGGGCTGGAATCAACTAAGATGATACCCGCAAAAATCGGACGAGCCAGTCGGATTGGTGATCGTTCGATCGGGCATCAGGATGCTGGAGCAACGTCCTGTTATTTGATTATTGAAGCGCTGGTAACCACGATAAAAGAATTGTTGGAGGAATAG
- a CDS encoding HAD family hydrolase — MKIVLFDLDGTLIDSERYYFSIWQELMAREGYQLGKDFYQQVVGSPTSVLKEKFQQHFGEIPMFDDLYKEFMCRRKQAQKDAVFPMTKGCREYLEYLSEQAITCGIVTSSYQKEAENILENMGLASYFAFGVYGDQVNMGKPDSEIYLKAIELAKQPLEQIIVYEDSPNGILAAVHAGLSCVHIKNFVDPTPEIEQLVESSCIDFFEVLDGLTLSSD, encoded by the coding sequence ATGAAAATCGTATTGTTTGATTTGGATGGGACGTTGATTGATTCGGAGCGCTATTATTTTTCTATTTGGCAAGAATTGATGGCTCGGGAGGGCTATCAGCTTGGGAAGGATTTTTATCAGCAGGTGGTCGGGTCGCCGACATCGGTGTTAAAAGAGAAGTTTCAACAGCACTTTGGCGAGATTCCGATGTTTGACGACTTGTATAAAGAATTTATGTGTAGACGCAAACAGGCACAAAAAGACGCTGTTTTTCCGATGACGAAGGGCTGTCGTGAGTACTTAGAGTATTTATCGGAACAGGCGATCACTTGCGGAATCGTCACCTCCAGTTATCAAAAGGAAGCCGAGAATATTCTTGAGAACATGGGGTTGGCATCCTACTTTGCGTTTGGTGTCTATGGCGATCAGGTGAACATGGGAAAACCTGATTCGGAAATCTATCTCAAGGCGATCGAGCTTGCTAAGCAGCCTTTAGAGCAGATCATCGTTTATGAGGATTCGCCTAATGGTATATTAGCGGCTGTTCATGCCGGATTGTCCTGTGTTCATATTAAAAATTTTGTTGATCCTACGCCGGAGATCGAACAGCTAGTCGAAAGCAGCTGCATTGATTTTTTTGAAGTTTTGGATGGATTGACGCTTTCTTCAGACTAA
- a CDS encoding PTS mannitol transporter subunit IICB has translation MEFQQPANANSWRAKIQRMGGFLSSMVMPNIGVFIAWGLMAAFFIPTGWTPNEHLNELVPPILNYLLPVLIGYTGGYNVYGKRGGAIGALATMGVVVGADITMLIGGMIMGPIGAILMKKIDELFKGKVKPGLEMLVDNFSLGFLGFAIALIGFVAVEPIFAVILSFISGGVDWLMARNLIPLTSIFVQPAQVLFLNNAVNHGIMIPLGTQQVLETGKSLLFLVEANGGAWVGLLIAFSMFGTGMAKKSAPASMLIQFLGGIGEVAFPYAMIKPVTILAPIAGNMVALAIGQIFGGGTVGAVSPGSFLALLMMTPRGNFIVNIAMYASAVLVSFVVGAFFLKLSLKKDLAAEVEAEELAVEGVGVTTTEAFETAIPEPIVAGNAVPKGKLIKNVIIACDAGMGSSAMGASMLSTKARKNMLEVTVKNVSVDNIPENADLIITNEILLERVKGLTSDKQVPILTIKNFLDNSEYDRFIKFIRENNGE, from the coding sequence ATGGAGTTTCAGCAACCTGCAAATGCGAACAGCTGGCGAGCGAAGATTCAGCGGATGGGTGGATTTTTAAGTTCGATGGTTATGCCGAACATTGGTGTATTTATTGCTTGGGGGTTAATGGCAGCATTCTTCATCCCGACTGGATGGACGCCGAACGAGCATTTAAATGAACTGGTTCCGCCGATTTTGAATTATTTATTACCTGTTTTAATTGGTTACACTGGCGGATACAATGTCTATGGAAAACGAGGCGGGGCCATTGGCGCTTTGGCAACCATGGGGGTCGTGGTCGGAGCAGATATCACGATGTTGATCGGCGGGATGATCATGGGACCGATTGGCGCGATCTTAATGAAGAAAATCGACGAATTGTTTAAGGGAAAAGTCAAACCTGGTTTGGAAATGCTGGTGGACAACTTCTCCTTAGGTTTTCTCGGTTTTGCGATCGCATTGATTGGATTTGTCGCAGTAGAACCAATTTTTGCGGTGATTTTGTCCTTCATCTCTGGTGGAGTCGATTGGTTAATGGCTCGGAACTTGATTCCTCTAACCAGTATTTTCGTCCAACCAGCACAAGTTTTATTCCTAAATAATGCTGTTAACCACGGAATCATGATTCCATTGGGTACGCAGCAAGTATTAGAAACGGGGAAATCGCTCTTATTCTTAGTAGAAGCAAATGGTGGTGCTTGGGTTGGATTGTTGATCGCCTTTTCAATGTTTGGTACCGGCATGGCGAAAAAATCCGCGCCAGCATCAATGTTGATCCAGTTTTTAGGCGGAATCGGGGAAGTAGCCTTTCCTTATGCCATGATTAAACCAGTTACAATCTTAGCACCGATCGCAGGCAATATGGTAGCTTTAGCGATTGGCCAAATATTTGGCGGTGGAACGGTTGGTGCCGTTTCTCCTGGAAGTTTCTTAGCTCTATTGATGATGACACCTCGAGGGAATTTTATCGTGAACATTGCAATGTACGCTTCAGCGGTGTTGGTTTCTTTTGTAGTTGGTGCCTTTTTCTTAAAACTGAGTCTGAAAAAGGATCTTGCTGCTGAAGTCGAAGCAGAGGAGTTAGCTGTGGAAGGCGTGGGCGTTACGACTACAGAAGCCTTTGAAACAGCCATTCCAGAACCAATCGTAGCGGGGAATGCAGTGCCAAAAGGTAAATTGATCAAGAATGTCATCATTGCCTGTGACGCCGGAATGGGTTCCAGTGCGATGGGCGCTTCCATGCTCAGTACTAAAGCACGTAAAAATATGCTGGAGGTCACGGTCAAAAATGTTTCCGTTGATAACATTCCCGAGAATGCTGATTTGATCATTACGAATGAAATTTTATTGGAAAGAGTAAAGGGTCTGACAAGTGATAAGCAGGTACCGATTTTAACAATCAAGAATTTCTTGGATAACAGTGAGTATGACCGCTTCATAAAATTTATCAGAGAAAATAATGGTGAATAA